The proteins below are encoded in one region of Scyliorhinus torazame isolate Kashiwa2021f chromosome 16, sScyTor2.1, whole genome shotgun sequence:
- the LOC140392705 gene encoding uncharacterized protein isoform X2 has product MDEELKEMLVSGSRKDSPSIDELEQSLSELKVQVKGLTETLNPELLTQYKKTGESESIFRSSGKSGDWLASTDGTLLEEDLGGQATNPDESDWFLRPRHLVQPLGRYPAPGDHGVPVRSMSPIDRVLDLTGSELSSRNYGRSAISPVDIAYRESFPLRMGAPHVIGVKALLPPQIPVRPQSPERARSSFLQDRSQTLRRLRSIRSRSLSPASKRSRWQQSRSQSPKPVWRPSSAKVNACGKPPPPINRQRSGSKKMTSNRLIRSYSYRPGVFNSSSQLVPSQSLDDNLWTTYSCAAPAVSSLSSQEISERFLQSLADGDVRQSLVEMSPYQQELSHLRLQRLHVEEELLLELKRQQELERIRGPQPKWYEMKGSRFHYEAHKNNELLRNSNDWQSLFNYREDLVSASKDFTPNGCHRNPDSA; this is encoded by the exons ATGGATGAAGAACTGAAGG AGATGCTTGTGTCTGGCAGCAGGAAAGACAGTCCCAGCATTGATGAGTTGGAACAAAGTTTAAGTGAACTGAAGGTACAGGTAAAAGGCCTGACTGAGACTCTGAACCCTGAATTATTGACACAGTACAAGAAGACAGGAGAGTCAGAGAGCATCTTTAGATCCAGTGGCAAAAGCGGTGACTGGCTAGCCTCAACTGATGGGACATTGCTTGAGGAGGATCTTGGTGGACAAGCAACAAATCCTGATGAATCGGATTGGTTTTTGAGGCCGAGGCATTTAGTGCAGCCACTGGGCAGATATCCAGCGCCTGGAGACCATGGTGTTCCTGTTCGCTCCATGTCACCAATTGATCGAGTGTTGGATCTCACTGGGAGCGAGCTCTCCAGCAGAAATTACGGACGTTCCGCCATCTCGCCTGTGGACATTGCCTACAGAGAAAGCTTTCCGCTTAGGATGGGTGCACCGCATGTAATTGGAGTGAAGGCGCTTCTTCCTCCTCAGATTCCTGTCCGACCACAATCCCCTGAAAGAGCCAGATCATCATTCCTCCAAGACCGATCTCAAACTCTCAGACGCCTGAGAAGCATCCGATCACGATCTCTGTCTCCAGCTTCTAAAAGAAGCCGTTGGCAGCAGTCCCGCTCCCAATCTCCCAAACCAGTGTGGAGACCAAGTTCTGCTAAAGTAAATGCATGTGGGAAGCCCCCTCCACCCATTAACAGGCAGAGGTCAGGAAGCAAGAAGATGACTTCCAACAGACTCATCAGATCATATTCCTATAGACCAGGCGTGTTCAACTCGAGCTCCCAACTTGTGCCCAGTCAGAGCCTGGATGACAACTTGTGGACTACGTACAGTTGTGCAGCTCCAGCTGTGTCATCTCTTTCATCTCAGGAAATCAGTGAAAG GTTCCTGCAGTCGCTGGCAGATGGCGATGTCAGACAATCATTGGTGGAAATGTCTCCGTACCAACAAGAACTCTCTCATCTGAGGCTGCAACGCCTCCATGTAGAGGAAGAGTTACTCCTGGAGCTAAAACGGCAACAAGAACTGGAGAGAATCCGGGGCCCACAGCCCAAGTG GTATGAAATGAAAGGATCTCGCTTCCATTATGAAGCTCACAAGAACAATGAACTGCTACGAAACAGCAATGACTGGCAGTCTCTGTTCAACTATCGGGAAGATCTGGTCTCTGCGTCCAAGGACTTCACACCAAATGGCTGTCACAGAAACCCAGATTCTGCGTGA
- the LOC140392705 gene encoding uncharacterized protein isoform X1, with translation MALSSDPEFVLHGLRSPLRKKPNSYLTSSQRTFTTHQQIPRDLSAIWSSSAKTSMDEELKEMLVSGSRKDSPSIDELEQSLSELKVQVKGLTETLNPELLTQYKKTGESESIFRSSGKSGDWLASTDGTLLEEDLGGQATNPDESDWFLRPRHLVQPLGRYPAPGDHGVPVRSMSPIDRVLDLTGSELSSRNYGRSAISPVDIAYRESFPLRMGAPHVIGVKALLPPQIPVRPQSPERARSSFLQDRSQTLRRLRSIRSRSLSPASKRSRWQQSRSQSPKPVWRPSSAKVNACGKPPPPINRQRSGSKKMTSNRLIRSYSYRPGVFNSSSQLVPSQSLDDNLWTTYSCAAPAVSSLSSQEISERFLQSLADGDVRQSLVEMSPYQQELSHLRLQRLHVEEELLLELKRQQELERIRGPQPKWYEMKGSRFHYEAHKNNELLRNSNDWQSLFNYREDLVSASKDFTPNGCHRNPDSA, from the exons AAAGAAACCAAATAGTTATCTTACAAGCTCCCAAAGGACATTCACTACTCACCAACAAATACCAAGAGACCTATCAGCAATATGGAGCAGCTCAGCAAAGACTTCCATGGATGAAGAACTGAAGG AGATGCTTGTGTCTGGCAGCAGGAAAGACAGTCCCAGCATTGATGAGTTGGAACAAAGTTTAAGTGAACTGAAGGTACAGGTAAAAGGCCTGACTGAGACTCTGAACCCTGAATTATTGACACAGTACAAGAAGACAGGAGAGTCAGAGAGCATCTTTAGATCCAGTGGCAAAAGCGGTGACTGGCTAGCCTCAACTGATGGGACATTGCTTGAGGAGGATCTTGGTGGACAAGCAACAAATCCTGATGAATCGGATTGGTTTTTGAGGCCGAGGCATTTAGTGCAGCCACTGGGCAGATATCCAGCGCCTGGAGACCATGGTGTTCCTGTTCGCTCCATGTCACCAATTGATCGAGTGTTGGATCTCACTGGGAGCGAGCTCTCCAGCAGAAATTACGGACGTTCCGCCATCTCGCCTGTGGACATTGCCTACAGAGAAAGCTTTCCGCTTAGGATGGGTGCACCGCATGTAATTGGAGTGAAGGCGCTTCTTCCTCCTCAGATTCCTGTCCGACCACAATCCCCTGAAAGAGCCAGATCATCATTCCTCCAAGACCGATCTCAAACTCTCAGACGCCTGAGAAGCATCCGATCACGATCTCTGTCTCCAGCTTCTAAAAGAAGCCGTTGGCAGCAGTCCCGCTCCCAATCTCCCAAACCAGTGTGGAGACCAAGTTCTGCTAAAGTAAATGCATGTGGGAAGCCCCCTCCACCCATTAACAGGCAGAGGTCAGGAAGCAAGAAGATGACTTCCAACAGACTCATCAGATCATATTCCTATAGACCAGGCGTGTTCAACTCGAGCTCCCAACTTGTGCCCAGTCAGAGCCTGGATGACAACTTGTGGACTACGTACAGTTGTGCAGCTCCAGCTGTGTCATCTCTTTCATCTCAGGAAATCAGTGAAAG GTTCCTGCAGTCGCTGGCAGATGGCGATGTCAGACAATCATTGGTGGAAATGTCTCCGTACCAACAAGAACTCTCTCATCTGAGGCTGCAACGCCTCCATGTAGAGGAAGAGTTACTCCTGGAGCTAAAACGGCAACAAGAACTGGAGAGAATCCGGGGCCCACAGCCCAAGTG GTATGAAATGAAAGGATCTCGCTTCCATTATGAAGCTCACAAGAACAATGAACTGCTACGAAACAGCAATGACTGGCAGTCTCTGTTCAACTATCGGGAAGATCTGGTCTCTGCGTCCAAGGACTTCACACCAAATGGCTGTCACAGAAACCCAGATTCTGCGTGA
- the LOC140392705 gene encoding uncharacterized protein isoform X3, whose translation MLVSGSRKDSPSIDELEQSLSELKVQVKGLTETLNPELLTQYKKTGESESIFRSSGKSGDWLASTDGTLLEEDLGGQATNPDESDWFLRPRHLVQPLGRYPAPGDHGVPVRSMSPIDRVLDLTGSELSSRNYGRSAISPVDIAYRESFPLRMGAPHVIGVKALLPPQIPVRPQSPERARSSFLQDRSQTLRRLRSIRSRSLSPASKRSRWQQSRSQSPKPVWRPSSAKVNACGKPPPPINRQRSGSKKMTSNRLIRSYSYRPGVFNSSSQLVPSQSLDDNLWTTYSCAAPAVSSLSSQEISERFLQSLADGDVRQSLVEMSPYQQELSHLRLQRLHVEEELLLELKRQQELERIRGPQPKWYEMKGSRFHYEAHKNNELLRNSNDWQSLFNYREDLVSASKDFTPNGCHRNPDSA comes from the exons ATGCTTGTGTCTGGCAGCAGGAAAGACAGTCCCAGCATTGATGAGTTGGAACAAAGTTTAAGTGAACTGAAGGTACAGGTAAAAGGCCTGACTGAGACTCTGAACCCTGAATTATTGACACAGTACAAGAAGACAGGAGAGTCAGAGAGCATCTTTAGATCCAGTGGCAAAAGCGGTGACTGGCTAGCCTCAACTGATGGGACATTGCTTGAGGAGGATCTTGGTGGACAAGCAACAAATCCTGATGAATCGGATTGGTTTTTGAGGCCGAGGCATTTAGTGCAGCCACTGGGCAGATATCCAGCGCCTGGAGACCATGGTGTTCCTGTTCGCTCCATGTCACCAATTGATCGAGTGTTGGATCTCACTGGGAGCGAGCTCTCCAGCAGAAATTACGGACGTTCCGCCATCTCGCCTGTGGACATTGCCTACAGAGAAAGCTTTCCGCTTAGGATGGGTGCACCGCATGTAATTGGAGTGAAGGCGCTTCTTCCTCCTCAGATTCCTGTCCGACCACAATCCCCTGAAAGAGCCAGATCATCATTCCTCCAAGACCGATCTCAAACTCTCAGACGCCTGAGAAGCATCCGATCACGATCTCTGTCTCCAGCTTCTAAAAGAAGCCGTTGGCAGCAGTCCCGCTCCCAATCTCCCAAACCAGTGTGGAGACCAAGTTCTGCTAAAGTAAATGCATGTGGGAAGCCCCCTCCACCCATTAACAGGCAGAGGTCAGGAAGCAAGAAGATGACTTCCAACAGACTCATCAGATCATATTCCTATAGACCAGGCGTGTTCAACTCGAGCTCCCAACTTGTGCCCAGTCAGAGCCTGGATGACAACTTGTGGACTACGTACAGTTGTGCAGCTCCAGCTGTGTCATCTCTTTCATCTCAGGAAATCAGTGAAAG GTTCCTGCAGTCGCTGGCAGATGGCGATGTCAGACAATCATTGGTGGAAATGTCTCCGTACCAACAAGAACTCTCTCATCTGAGGCTGCAACGCCTCCATGTAGAGGAAGAGTTACTCCTGGAGCTAAAACGGCAACAAGAACTGGAGAGAATCCGGGGCCCACAGCCCAAGTG GTATGAAATGAAAGGATCTCGCTTCCATTATGAAGCTCACAAGAACAATGAACTGCTACGAAACAGCAATGACTGGCAGTCTCTGTTCAACTATCGGGAAGATCTGGTCTCTGCGTCCAAGGACTTCACACCAAATGGCTGTCACAGAAACCCAGATTCTGCGTGA